In Actinoplanes lobatus, the DNA window CGCAGGCCTACCCCGCACTGATGTCCGCTCAGGCCATTGCCCAAGACCAGAACATGCCACGCAAGTTCCTCGAAGCGGTCCTAGCCGACCTGCGCCGTGCCGGTGTGGTGCGGGCGCAACGAGGCGCCGAGGGCGGCTACACACTGTCGCACCCCCCGCGGGACGTGACCATCGGTCAGATCCTGCGGGCGGTCGACGGACCGCTCGCCGGCGTGCGCGGCCTTCGTCCCGAGGAGACTCAGTACTCGGGCGCCGCCGAGAACCTGCCCAACCTGTGGGTGGCGGTGCGCGCTGCGGTCCGTGAGGTGGTCGACGAGGTGAGCCTCGCCGAGCTGATCAGCGGGCGGATGCCGGCGCACGTGCGCAAGCTGACCACCCGACCGGACGCCTGGCAGCCACGCTGACGTTTGTGGATCCGGCCGATCGGGAACCGATGCGCCATCAGAAAGGAGCTTTCCGATGGGCATCGTCTACCGCAGCCGGAAGAAGATCGGTCCGCTGGTCCTGAACTTCACCGAGAACGGCTACTCGTCCTGGAGCCTCAAGATCGGGCGCTGGTCGTGGAACTCCAAGACCCGCGCCCACCGCGTCGACCTGCCCGGCCCGCTGTCGTGGAAGCAGGACAGGAGCCGCTCCCGCTAGGAGCGGATCACCACGTCGCCACCGAGCCGTCCGTGCGCGGGCTCCCGCGTAACGGTGCCCGCGTCGATCATCGCGTGCAGCACCCGGGTCGCGTCGGCGGCCCGGTAGACGGTCTCGGTGAGGGCGAAGGTGCGCAGCTCGGTCACGGTCGCCCGGCCCACCTCGGACAGGTGGGCCAGCAGTTCACGGCGCAGCGGACCGGGATCGGGGTGGAGCGCGATGTCGATCAGGTGGCGCTCCGGATCGGCGGGATCGCGTAGGCGTACCCCCGCGAATTCATCGACCGCCCAGAGCGCCTCCTTGAAGCTCTCCAGGCTCTTCCCCGAGGTGGTGGCGAAAGCCACCACCTCGCCGGGCTCCGGGCCGGTCGCCAACTCGGCCGCC includes these proteins:
- a CDS encoding RrF2 family transcriptional regulator, which codes for MQISARGDYAVRAALSLAQAYPALMSAQAIAQDQNMPRKFLEAVLADLRRAGVVRAQRGAEGGYTLSHPPRDVTIGQILRAVDGPLAGVRGLRPEETQYSGAAENLPNLWVAVRAAVREVVDEVSLAELISGRMPAHVRKLTTRPDAWQPR
- a CDS encoding DUF4236 domain-containing protein; translated protein: MGIVYRSRKKIGPLVLNFTENGYSSWSLKIGRWSWNSKTRAHRVDLPGPLSWKQDRSRSR